A single window of Thiomicrorhabdus immobilis DNA harbors:
- a CDS encoding VWA domain-containing protein, whose translation MEVLNSIHFLRPWWFLALLPIAWIILRAWQANRKQGAWHKVIDPKFRSLLLGENSSTEPSFNEKMGYIGLSIAWIFAILALSGPWIKSIEVPAQKNQQGVVIVLDLSLSMLADDLSPNRISRVKYKITDLLKQHPEYATGMVAYAGSAHTISPISEDNKTLLGLLPSLNPVMMPNYGAKPILGFEQASKLFKGANITQGHILWITDDIEEDEITQVSDWVKSHSYSMTVMTVGTDTGGVVQIPNYGLLKDNENKLIMPKLPIQRFEKLSQETNIKWVRLIPGEQDVQALLPPKLASTEDSADDQHKKEVKHPLDIGAYFLFIIIPLVAFIFRRGTLLSLTLIVVTPASLFTPQPSYAKEWLSELPALSSMFKSPDQQGYDAWEEKKYEAASALFENAQWRASALYRQGKYAEAAKLFALDKSPVGHYNQGNALALSGNLQEAAKAYEKALQLDPDFKEAQSNLAVVNNLLNQQSPQNNGQNQQGQQNEKADNTQDKQPGEPQKNTVSDKQNQQSSPSYNTGNNQENASKQQNTDQASQSEQGKKDVNSEPSMNGKNSNQPNGNGKADNNLSKDNQDGKKHNQATQANHSNTADNDLNQPALAEDGQSSNQDENHTDQSAKEQKNAAPSKLNSDSPNNPDQQSVNADGTGNQPKLTEDEQARQNWLKQIPDQPGLFLKRKFEYQFQQNPRNDKPAEKQW comes from the coding sequence ATGGAAGTATTGAACAGCATTCACTTTTTACGCCCTTGGTGGTTTTTGGCGCTTCTACCCATTGCTTGGATTATTTTACGTGCCTGGCAAGCCAATCGTAAACAAGGCGCATGGCACAAGGTCATTGACCCTAAATTCCGTAGTTTATTGCTTGGTGAGAATAGCAGTACAGAACCTTCCTTCAATGAAAAAATGGGATACATCGGTTTGAGCATCGCTTGGATTTTTGCCATTCTGGCGCTATCCGGCCCGTGGATCAAGTCGATTGAGGTTCCGGCTCAAAAAAACCAACAAGGTGTGGTGATCGTATTGGATTTGTCGCTCTCCATGTTGGCCGACGACCTAAGCCCCAACCGTATCTCTCGTGTCAAATACAAAATAACCGACTTGCTCAAACAGCATCCCGAATATGCCACCGGCATGGTCGCTTATGCCGGTTCTGCACATACCATAAGCCCGATTTCAGAAGACAACAAAACCCTGTTAGGCCTGCTACCCAGCCTTAATCCGGTGATGATGCCCAATTACGGTGCTAAACCGATTTTGGGCTTTGAACAGGCCTCTAAACTCTTCAAAGGTGCGAATATCACCCAAGGCCACATTCTGTGGATTACGGATGATATTGAGGAGGATGAAATCACCCAGGTCAGCGACTGGGTCAAATCCCACTCTTATAGCATGACCGTAATGACTGTCGGCACCGATACCGGTGGCGTTGTCCAAATACCTAACTATGGCTTGTTGAAAGACAATGAAAATAAGCTGATTATGCCTAAGCTACCGATACAACGTTTTGAAAAACTCAGCCAAGAAACCAACATCAAATGGGTAAGGTTGATTCCCGGTGAGCAGGATGTGCAAGCGTTACTGCCTCCCAAACTGGCAAGCACGGAAGATAGTGCCGATGACCAGCACAAAAAAGAGGTAAAACACCCTCTAGATATCGGTGCTTATTTCTTGTTTATTATTATTCCACTGGTGGCTTTTATTTTCAGACGCGGTACTTTACTGAGCTTAACCTTAATCGTGGTCACCCCCGCCTCCTTATTCACCCCTCAACCGAGTTATGCGAAAGAGTGGCTCTCTGAATTGCCGGCCTTATCATCAATGTTCAAATCGCCCGATCAACAGGGTTACGATGCCTGGGAGGAGAAAAAATATGAAGCGGCCAGTGCCTTGTTTGAAAACGCCCAATGGCGTGCCAGTGCACTCTACCGCCAGGGAAAATATGCTGAAGCGGCTAAACTGTTTGCTTTGGATAAATCCCCGGTTGGTCACTACAATCAAGGGAATGCTTTGGCACTTTCTGGAAACCTACAAGAGGCAGCAAAAGCCTATGAAAAAGCCCTGCAGCTTGACCCTGATTTTAAGGAAGCGCAGAGTAATCTAGCCGTGGTGAACAACTTGTTGAACCAACAATCACCTCAAAATAACGGGCAAAACCAGCAAGGTCAACAAAATGAAAAAGCTGACAACACCCAAGACAAACAACCTGGCGAACCACAAAAAAACACCGTTTCGGACAAACAAAACCAACAATCCTCCCCCTCTTACAATACGGGAAACAACCAGGAAAACGCCTCCAAACAACAAAATACAGACCAAGCTTCGCAGTCCGAGCAGGGTAAAAAGGATGTGAACTCCGAGCCATCAATGAATGGCAAGAACAGCAATCAACCCAACGGTAATGGCAAAGCCGACAATAACCTTTCAAAGGATAATCAAGACGGCAAAAAGCATAATCAGGCAACTCAAGCCAATCACTCAAATACCGCTGACAATGATTTAAACCAGCCGGCGCTGGCGGAAGATGGTCAATCTTCAAATCAGGATGAGAACCACACGGATCAGTCCGCTAAAGAACAGAAAAATGCCGCGCCTTCTAAGTTAAATTCTGATTCTCCAAACAACCCGGATCAGCAATCCGTCAATGCAGATGGTACCGGAAATCAGCCTAAATTGACTGAAGACGAACAGGCCAGACAGAACTGGTTGAAGCAGATTCCGGATCAACCAGGCCTGTTCTTAAAACGTAAGTTTGAATATCAATTTCAACAAAATCCGCGTAACGATAAACCAGCAGAAAAACAGTGGTAG
- a CDS encoding VWA domain-containing protein has product MHLGNLLETLANLSFVWPWMLAFLPLPWIIRRTIKPLHKQHSPLLAPQIIARIEDQLPTENLIEASQTTKRIPLLAILLWLSLIVAATRPVLYLDTTPFQASGKEIILAVDLSGSMQKADMYLKGDEVNRLVAVKSVVSEFINRRQGDRMGLIVFGTQAFLQSPLTYDLKTVNTLLDEAEIGMAGNNTAIGDAIGLTLKHLYETNSGHNAVLILLTDGSNTAGNVNPLDAAQKAQQMGLKIYTVGVGRVKSRTGLDIFMTNKSDMDIDTLTKISDQTGGQFFLANDTEQLAQIYQHINQLESVEHEIFSYRLRTEFYPWPLSLAFLLSLLLAWSQLRKVGA; this is encoded by the coding sequence ATGCATTTAGGAAACCTTCTAGAAACGCTCGCCAATCTAAGCTTTGTTTGGCCTTGGATGCTTGCATTCTTGCCTTTACCTTGGATTATTCGGCGCACCATCAAACCGCTACATAAACAACATTCGCCGTTGCTCGCTCCGCAAATCATTGCACGTATTGAGGACCAACTACCTACCGAAAACTTGATTGAAGCCAGCCAGACGACAAAACGTATTCCGTTGCTGGCCATATTGCTGTGGCTGAGTTTGATTGTTGCCGCCACCCGTCCGGTTCTTTATTTGGATACCACCCCCTTTCAGGCCAGTGGTAAAGAGATTATCCTGGCGGTGGATTTATCCGGCAGCATGCAAAAAGCGGATATGTATTTAAAAGGTGATGAGGTAAACCGTTTAGTGGCGGTAAAATCGGTGGTATCGGAATTCATCAACCGCCGCCAGGGTGACCGAATGGGGTTAATCGTCTTTGGCACCCAAGCCTTTTTACAAAGCCCGCTGACTTACGACCTGAAAACCGTTAACACCCTGCTTGATGAAGCGGAAATAGGTATGGCCGGCAATAACACCGCCATTGGTGATGCCATCGGTCTAACCCTGAAACACCTTTACGAAACCAACAGCGGCCATAATGCCGTGCTGATTTTACTTACCGATGGTTCCAATACCGCAGGCAATGTAAATCCTTTGGATGCGGCTCAGAAAGCCCAACAAATGGGATTGAAAATCTATACCGTCGGTGTCGGCCGAGTAAAAAGCCGTACCGGTCTCGATATCTTCATGACCAATAAATCCGATATGGATATCGATACCTTGACCAAAATTTCAGACCAAACCGGCGGCCAGTTCTTCTTGGCGAATGACACCGAACAACTCGCCCAGATTTACCAGCACATCAATCAACTGGAATCGGTGGAACATGAGATATTCAGCTACCGACTACGTACCGAGTTTTATCCATGGCCACTGTCGTTGGCTTTTCTTTTAAGCCTGTTGCTGGCATGGTCACAACTTAGAAAGGTGGGTGCTTAA
- a CDS encoding DUF4381 domain-containing protein produces the protein MQTNNPLLEQLKDIQLPDPIGWWPLAFSWWILLFSIVAIIAGAIWYYLDLRRRNIYRRSALKQIDAILLKADSGDTHKISEINAILKRVAVTAYGRSSTAALYDQAWLDFLSATASYIPQPENLLEILKLAYQPEHADSTEPNPIQLSSVQAVEIWQDYAKKWIKGHHQ, from the coding sequence ATGCAAACAAATAACCCCTTACTAGAACAACTTAAAGACATTCAACTACCGGACCCCATAGGTTGGTGGCCTTTGGCGTTTAGCTGGTGGATTTTACTGTTCAGTATTGTTGCGATCATAGCCGGCGCCATCTGGTATTACCTCGATTTAAGACGCCGCAATATCTACCGACGTTCGGCCTTGAAGCAGATAGACGCCATCTTATTAAAAGCCGATAGCGGCGATACCCATAAAATCTCTGAGATTAACGCCATTTTGAAACGGGTTGCGGTTACCGCTTACGGACGCTCAAGTACTGCGGCGTTATATGACCAGGCCTGGTTGGATTTTTTATCTGCTACAGCAAGCTATATTCCGCAACCAGAAAACCTGCTAGAAATCTTAAAATTGGCCTATCAACCTGAACATGCTGATAGCACTGAGCCTAACCCAATACAACTTTCATCTGTACAAGCCGTTGAGATTTGGCAGGACTACGCCAAAAAATGGATTAAAGGACACCACCAATAA
- a CDS encoding DUF58 domain-containing protein — protein MSDQSTQSDSLYSELAELVAFRFHVKQKKLNHQQNLLAANSGDHLAIRKGRGMTFSEVRQYQPGDDIRHIDWRVTARTQKTHTKVFVEEHERPTLLITEQTPHLFFGSKVRLKTAQALNVAAILAWVSLTHNERVGGITFNHLHSQWIPPKRSPNTVLQLLQKGIELQQQIKRPMAPDSQVWVETLQQLLKVNKPGNQVFLIGDMMQLASHASAQLYKLKHNTDITAIHIYDKLERELPKLGWLSMTQNLSSDKLVKLDSFRAKTRHSYHTLYQEQWHATREVFSKLNIPLIEIGTHQEPLMTLIQQKLIQ, from the coding sequence ATGTCTGATCAATCAACCCAATCCGACTCCCTCTACAGTGAACTGGCTGAGTTGGTCGCTTTTCGGTTTCACGTGAAACAAAAAAAGCTCAATCACCAGCAGAACCTCTTAGCGGCCAATAGCGGTGACCATCTGGCAATCCGTAAAGGCCGGGGAATGACCTTTAGCGAAGTACGCCAATATCAGCCTGGCGATGATATTCGCCATATTGACTGGCGAGTCACCGCCCGTACCCAAAAAACCCACACCAAAGTCTTTGTGGAAGAGCATGAACGCCCTACTCTGTTAATCACCGAGCAGACACCGCACCTGTTTTTTGGCTCCAAAGTGCGCTTAAAAACCGCTCAAGCGTTGAATGTTGCCGCTATTTTGGCGTGGGTCTCACTGACCCATAACGAGCGAGTAGGCGGCATCACCTTCAACCACTTGCATAGCCAATGGATTCCCCCTAAAAGAAGCCCAAATACCGTATTACAGCTATTGCAAAAAGGCATAGAACTGCAACAGCAGATTAAGCGCCCGATGGCACCGGATAGCCAGGTCTGGGTAGAAACCTTGCAACAGCTTTTGAAAGTCAATAAACCCGGTAACCAGGTATTTTTAATTGGCGATATGATGCAACTGGCAAGCCATGCCAGCGCACAACTGTATAAACTCAAACACAATACCGATATCACGGCGATTCATATCTATGACAAACTGGAACGAGAGCTACCTAAATTGGGTTGGTTGAGCATGACCCAAAATCTATCGAGCGACAAACTGGTTAAATTGGATAGCTTTAGGGCGAAAACACGCCACTCTTACCATACGCTTTACCAGGAACAGTGGCATGCAACCCGGGAGGTGTTTTCCAAATTGAATATTCCATTGATTGAAATTGGCACACATCAAGAACCGCTGATGACACTAATACAGCAAAAATTGATTCAGTAG
- a CDS encoding AAA family ATPase → MSETVQSQLSERFQALKTHINQHIIGQTHLTERLLLALLSDGHLLVEGPPGLAKTKAIKVLSDMLEGTFHRIQFTPDLLPSDITGTDIYRPETGEFVFQSGPIFHNLILADEINRAPAKVQAALLEAMGEGQVSIGKRSLPMEKLFMVMATQNPLEQEGTYPLPEAQLDRFMMHVNVDYPDAQSEHKILELVENEARQANQKPVFNALTQADLFAARDAILDLHMAESIKTYIVELVMATRQPQRYSEALDNSISVGVSPRATIALSRCARSHAWLSGKNFVSPDDVQAVIHDVFRHRLILGFEAEAQGVTADDIIDQILNFVPVT, encoded by the coding sequence GTGTCAGAAACAGTTCAATCCCAGTTGTCAGAGCGATTCCAGGCTTTAAAAACCCATATCAATCAACACATCATTGGTCAAACCCACTTAACCGAGCGCCTATTGCTTGCGCTGTTATCGGATGGACATTTACTGGTCGAAGGTCCACCAGGCCTGGCAAAAACCAAAGCGATCAAAGTGTTATCTGACATGCTGGAAGGGACTTTTCACCGCATCCAGTTCACCCCCGATTTATTACCTTCTGACATTACCGGCACCGATATTTACCGTCCAGAAACAGGCGAATTTGTCTTTCAATCCGGCCCCATCTTCCACAACCTGATTCTTGCCGATGAAATAAACCGTGCGCCAGCTAAAGTACAGGCGGCTTTGCTTGAGGCAATGGGTGAAGGCCAAGTCAGTATCGGTAAACGTAGTTTGCCAATGGAAAAACTGTTTATGGTCATGGCGACCCAAAACCCGCTTGAACAAGAGGGAACCTACCCCCTCCCGGAAGCGCAGCTTGATCGTTTCATGATGCACGTTAACGTCGATTACCCAGATGCACAAAGCGAGCACAAGATTTTAGAGCTGGTTGAAAACGAAGCACGCCAAGCCAACCAAAAACCGGTTTTCAATGCATTGACCCAAGCGGACCTATTCGCCGCGCGTGACGCGATTCTCGATTTACACATGGCAGAATCCATCAAAACCTATATTGTTGAATTGGTCATGGCAACCCGCCAACCACAGCGTTATAGCGAAGCGTTAGACAATAGCATCAGTGTCGGCGTCAGCCCTCGTGCTACCATCGCTCTATCGCGTTGTGCACGTAGCCACGCCTGGTTAAGCGGCAAGAACTTTGTCAGCCCTGATGATGTTCAAGCCGTGATCCATGATGTCTTCCGTCATCGCTTGATTTTAGGTTTTGAAGCTGAAGCTCAAGGGGTGACAGCAGACGACATCATCGACCAAATCCTCAATTTTGTTCCTGTGACTTGA
- a CDS encoding methyl-accepting chemotaxis protein: protein MRNNQPVTQRAHRLKPDTLLVSHTDLKGTIIYANEAFVEASGFTYEELMGQPHNLLRHPDVPEQVFADFWDTIQAGRPWHQIVKNRRKNGDHYWVEANATPIIENNQITGYMSVRTPASDAQIQAAEAAYQAVADKKIKLRHGEVDTFWRRFNPLAHWPPLVTLIPATLLAISTEIYSLIYGYRPGFLNDAVIFLTLLSTIHVIYYLKRINDSIRAVDEIANENLNGQINTHGSNTSGTINRRIKTLQIRLGAQKNDVITTARRSTRLEAGLDNLNTNIMLADQTGTITYFNDSLKSYLKELEPKIQEEIPDFNLNNLLGKSVACLFEKNPHIMEKLISMKEAETFKFEFFGAQLQLLLTPIADAKGHPLGVVIEWQDIFQEKFVQDSIAKLVDDACHGRLHSRVDTEQLDGFYKTLADDINTLMNSLQTTLKEISSLIGGLSTKDLTVQPENQHTGQYGWTIKNLVAGIESLKASFCRVNNQATEVTQSAEHVSKSNKDLAESIKQQGHQLHATSSAMRLLTEKVNETAQQANTSNELALQTQKNVEQGNQSMNETIQAMHEINQVSEQITGIVTLIDSIAFQTNLLALNAAVEAARAGEHGRGFAVVAGEVRNLAQKSAEAAKDIKGLIETTARKISDGTEKVQNTGQSLQEIIQQVHQMSENISGIANNAQSQSSQIDEVNDTIQKLNQAAEHNATLVMENSSLADYLSDVADNMDQLVGAFELGDCTEAHSKESGKNSNSELVLVVDDNISNLKVATMFLKKAGYETKTAANGREAILQCGRYKPNAILMDIEMPGMDGLQATKELRSKGYNKPILAYTGHSDNYLAIIEQAGMNDIVKKPLNLDDMVTKLSNHNVKPNLHNSENIVATRNKIIEKSAIAKQYSEMIQAHMGWKQKIRKFIDGADIGVTYEVAIDHTACALGKWYYQGGGQQLMHLPLMKQLGDEHMEMHQQIKIIMDAFQVDDYETLETSMSKMDQQSDKVVALLNQLIDHEGSHA from the coding sequence ATGCGCAACAATCAACCCGTTACCCAAAGAGCTCACCGACTTAAACCGGATACTCTACTTGTCTCTCATACAGATTTAAAAGGTACGATCATCTATGCCAACGAAGCTTTTGTCGAAGCGAGTGGTTTCACTTATGAAGAGTTAATGGGGCAACCGCACAATCTATTACGTCACCCGGATGTGCCGGAGCAAGTCTTTGCTGATTTTTGGGACACTATTCAAGCCGGGCGTCCGTGGCATCAAATTGTTAAAAACCGTCGTAAAAACGGCGACCACTACTGGGTTGAAGCGAATGCCACACCAATAATCGAAAACAATCAAATCACTGGCTATATGAGTGTGCGTACCCCTGCGTCGGATGCACAAATTCAAGCGGCAGAAGCGGCTTACCAGGCGGTTGCGGATAAAAAAATCAAACTCCGTCACGGTGAAGTCGATACTTTTTGGCGTCGTTTCAACCCTCTTGCGCACTGGCCACCATTGGTGACATTAATTCCGGCAACGTTGTTGGCGATCAGTACAGAAATATACTCATTGATTTATGGGTACCGCCCTGGATTTTTAAACGATGCTGTCATTTTTTTAACACTACTTTCCACGATCCATGTCATCTACTACTTAAAACGTATCAATGATTCGATTCGCGCGGTGGATGAAATCGCCAATGAAAACCTCAATGGCCAGATCAATACTCATGGTTCAAATACCTCAGGAACCATTAATCGACGCATTAAAACCTTGCAGATTCGACTAGGTGCGCAAAAGAATGATGTCATCACCACGGCAAGACGCTCTACCCGTTTAGAGGCGGGATTAGACAACCTGAACACCAATATTATGTTGGCCGACCAAACCGGTACCATCACTTACTTCAACGACTCTTTAAAGTCCTATTTAAAAGAGTTGGAGCCGAAGATTCAGGAAGAGATTCCAGATTTCAATCTGAATAATTTATTGGGTAAAAGTGTGGCGTGTTTATTTGAGAAAAACCCGCATATTATGGAAAAACTGATTTCCATGAAAGAGGCCGAAACCTTTAAGTTCGAGTTTTTTGGTGCACAATTACAACTTCTTTTAACCCCTATTGCTGATGCCAAAGGTCATCCACTTGGTGTGGTAATTGAATGGCAGGATATTTTCCAAGAAAAATTTGTACAGGACAGCATTGCTAAACTGGTTGATGATGCCTGTCATGGTCGCCTTCACTCACGTGTCGACACCGAACAACTTGATGGGTTTTATAAAACCTTAGCGGATGATATCAATACACTGATGAATAGTTTACAAACCACCTTAAAAGAAATCTCAAGTTTAATTGGCGGCTTATCTACTAAAGATTTAACCGTTCAGCCAGAAAATCAACATACAGGACAATATGGCTGGACAATTAAAAATTTAGTCGCTGGGATTGAGTCACTAAAAGCTTCATTTTGCAGAGTAAATAACCAAGCAACCGAAGTGACCCAGTCGGCAGAACACGTTTCTAAAAGTAACAAAGACCTGGCTGAATCCATTAAACAGCAGGGGCACCAACTTCATGCCACCTCTTCGGCCATGCGTTTGCTGACTGAAAAAGTCAATGAAACCGCACAGCAGGCAAACACTTCTAATGAGCTCGCACTGCAGACTCAAAAAAATGTCGAACAAGGTAATCAAAGCATGAATGAAACGATTCAGGCCATGCATGAGATTAATCAAGTCAGTGAGCAAATTACCGGAATTGTCACCTTAATTGATAGTATCGCCTTCCAAACCAACCTGTTGGCACTCAATGCCGCGGTTGAAGCCGCTAGAGCCGGTGAACACGGCCGAGGTTTTGCCGTGGTCGCCGGTGAAGTGCGAAACCTAGCGCAAAAATCAGCCGAGGCCGCTAAAGACATCAAAGGCTTGATTGAAACGACCGCACGAAAAATTAGCGATGGAACGGAAAAGGTACAAAACACCGGACAGTCTTTACAAGAGATTATCCAACAAGTTCACCAAATGTCTGAAAACATCTCAGGCATTGCCAATAATGCCCAATCGCAGTCCAGTCAAATCGATGAAGTAAACGACACCATTCAAAAGCTAAACCAAGCCGCCGAACACAATGCGACCCTGGTCATGGAAAACTCATCACTGGCCGATTATTTAAGCGATGTTGCGGATAATATGGATCAACTGGTCGGTGCGTTTGAACTAGGCGACTGTACAGAAGCACATTCCAAAGAATCGGGTAAAAACAGCAATTCAGAGTTGGTTCTAGTAGTAGATGACAATATCTCTAACTTGAAAGTGGCGACCATGTTCCTTAAAAAGGCCGGTTATGAAACCAAAACCGCCGCGAATGGTAGAGAGGCGATTTTACAATGTGGCCGCTATAAACCGAATGCGATTTTAATGGATATTGAAATGCCGGGAATGGATGGTCTACAAGCCACTAAAGAGCTTAGAAGCAAAGGTTATAACAAGCCAATCCTGGCTTATACCGGGCACTCTGATAATTATTTAGCCATCATTGAACAGGCGGGTATGAATGACATCGTCAAAAAACCGCTTAATCTTGATGATATGGTCACTAAACTCAGTAACCACAATGTAAAACCGAATCTGCATAACTCAGAGAATATCGTTGCCACTCGTAACAAAATCATTGAAAAATCAGCCATCGCCAAACAATATTCAGAGATGATTCAAGCGCACATGGGATGGAAACAAAAAATCCGTAAATTTATCGATGGTGCCGATATCGGCGTTACCTATGAGGTGGCTATCGACCACACCGCTTGTGCTTTAGGTAAATGGTATTACCAGGGTGGTGGACAGCAACTTATGCATCTACCTTTAATGAAACAGCTTGGTGATGAGCATATGGAGATGCACCAGCAGATTAAAATCATTATGGATGCTTTCCAAGTGGATGATTACGAAACTTTGGAAACTTCTATGTCAAAAATGGACCAACAAAGTGATAAGGTGGTCGCCCTGTTAAATCAACTGATCGACCATGAAGGCAGTCATGCTTAA
- a CDS encoding formate--tetrahydrofolate ligase gives MSDIEIAQNAKMKPIINLAEEKFGIPAEHLDPYGHYKAKLSLEYVDSLSHQHNGEGKLILVTAISPTPAGEGKTTTTVGLGDALNRIGKKTIMCLREPSLGPCFGMKGGAAGGGYAQVVPMEDINLHFTGDFHAIGVAHNLLSAMIDNHINHGNALDIDPRRIKWKRVVDMNDRALRNITIGQGGPANGYLREDGYDIVVASEVMAILCLATNRADLKERLGRIIIGYKTDRVTPVYASDLKAHGAMAALLKDAIKPNIVQTLENNIAIVHGGPFANIAHGCNSVTATQTALKLADYAVTEAGFGADLGAEKFLNIKCRSAKLAPSAVVIVATVRALKFHGGVERDHLNQENLEALENGFENLERHLYNVTENFKLPAVVCVNHFTYDSDDETALLVKKVEALGVKCIISKHWAEGGAGAEELAHAVVEIAESREPGFEYLYDTDMPLWDKIETIATRMYGAKSISASAKVKAEIARIQPQYGNLPICMAKTQMSFSTDPTAKGAPSGHIVEISDIKLENGAGFIVAIAGDMMTMPGLPKVPTAERIDIDDAGVITGLF, from the coding sequence TGAAATTGCACAAAATGCCAAGATGAAACCCATCATTAACCTAGCAGAGGAAAAATTCGGGATTCCAGCTGAGCATTTGGATCCATACGGTCACTATAAAGCCAAACTTTCATTAGAGTATGTCGATAGCCTCTCCCACCAGCACAATGGCGAAGGTAAATTGATTTTGGTTACCGCCATCAGCCCGACTCCTGCAGGGGAAGGTAAAACCACCACCACCGTTGGCTTGGGCGATGCTTTAAATCGTATCGGTAAAAAAACCATTATGTGTCTGCGTGAGCCTTCTTTGGGCCCTTGTTTCGGCATGAAAGGCGGAGCGGCTGGTGGCGGTTACGCACAGGTGGTTCCAATGGAAGACATCAACCTCCACTTCACCGGTGATTTCCACGCCATTGGTGTCGCGCACAACCTGCTTTCTGCGATGATTGACAACCACATCAATCACGGCAACGCTTTGGATATCGACCCGCGCCGCATCAAATGGAAACGAGTGGTCGATATGAACGACCGTGCACTTCGTAACATCACCATCGGGCAAGGTGGCCCAGCAAACGGTTATCTGCGTGAAGATGGTTACGATATCGTAGTGGCATCAGAAGTCATGGCGATTCTTTGTCTAGCGACCAACCGCGCCGATTTAAAAGAGCGTTTGGGGCGCATTATCATCGGTTATAAAACCGACCGTGTCACTCCGGTCTATGCCAGTGACTTAAAAGCACATGGTGCTATGGCGGCGCTTTTGAAAGATGCCATTAAACCGAATATTGTGCAAACATTAGAAAACAATATCGCCATCGTTCACGGTGGCCCATTTGCCAATATCGCCCACGGTTGTAACTCGGTTACCGCAACCCAAACGGCCTTAAAACTGGCCGATTATGCCGTTACCGAAGCGGGATTTGGAGCGGATTTAGGTGCTGAGAAGTTCTTAAACATCAAATGTCGTTCGGCCAAATTAGCCCCATCAGCGGTGGTCATTGTTGCCACAGTACGTGCTTTAAAATTCCACGGAGGGGTTGAGCGTGACCATCTAAACCAAGAGAACTTAGAAGCGCTGGAAAACGGTTTCGAGAACCTAGAACGCCACCTCTATAACGTCACCGAAAACTTCAAACTTCCTGCGGTGGTTTGTGTCAACCACTTCACCTATGACTCGGATGACGAAACCGCTTTACTGGTTAAGAAAGTGGAAGCGTTAGGTGTGAAATGCATTATCTCCAAACACTGGGCCGAAGGTGGTGCGGGAGCGGAAGAACTTGCCCATGCCGTGGTAGAGATTGCAGAAAGTCGTGAGCCTGGTTTTGAATATCTTTACGATACCGACATGCCTTTATGGGACAAGATTGAAACCATCGCCACAAGAATGTATGGTGCAAAATCCATTAGCGCGAGTGCGAAAGTCAAGGCCGAAATTGCCCGTATCCAACCTCAGTATGGCAATTTACCGATTTGTATGGCAAAAACGCAGATGTCATTCTCAACCGATCCTACGGCAAAAGGTGCTCCAAGTGGCCATATTGTTGAAATCAGCGATATCAAACTGGAAAACGGTGCCGGTTTTATTGTGGCGATTGCCGGCGATATGATGACCATGCCAGGATTGCCTAAAGTACCTACTGCTGAACGCATTGATATTGATGATGCCGGAGTGATTACTGGATTGTTCTAA